From the genome of Apodemus sylvaticus chromosome 3, mApoSyl1.1, whole genome shotgun sequence, one region includes:
- the LOC127679851 gene encoding DNA-directed RNA polymerases I, II, and III subunit RPABC4-like: protein MDTQKGVQPSKQQLMINIWAKCHIKNEIKSRDSIRCRECGYRIKYKKRTKRLVVFDTR from the coding sequence ATGGACACCCAGAAAGGTGTTCAACCTTCAAAGCAGCAGCTAATGATAAATATTTGGGCAAAATGTCacatcaaaaatgaaataaaatccagGGATTCAATCAGATGCAGAGAATGCGGATACAGAATAAAGTACAAGAAAAGGACTAAAAGATTGGTGGTTTTTGATACTCGATAA